Proteins encoded in a region of the Nitrospirota bacterium genome:
- a CDS encoding CDP-archaeol synthase, with amino-acid sequence MLILIIVANLAPIIGQRLLRNRFASPLDCGLRFLDGRPLLGPSKTWRGFLFSIPITIACAWIEGLDSTTGLVFSLGALLGDSLTSFIKRRLGLASGGHAPGLDQVLESLLPLLMVQPWLNLTLSGILSVVLAFIILDLIFWHYYAHPHSA; translated from the coding sequence TTGCTGATCTTAATCATCGTGGCGAATCTGGCGCCCATCATCGGGCAACGGCTGTTGAGAAACCGCTTTGCCTCTCCATTGGATTGCGGGTTGCGGTTTCTAGATGGACGCCCCCTCTTGGGGCCCTCAAAAACCTGGCGCGGCTTCCTCTTTTCGATCCCGATCACGATCGCCTGCGCATGGATCGAAGGTCTCGATTCGACAACGGGGCTCGTGTTTTCTCTGGGGGCGTTGCTGGGTGATAGTCTGACGAGCTTCATCAAGCGACGGCTTGGACTGGCCTCGGGGGGCCATGCTCCTGGTCTCGACCAGGTCCTGGAAAGCCTGCTCCCGCTCCTGATGGTGCAGCCGTGGTTGAATCTTACCCTATCCGGCATCCTCAGCGTTGTCTTAGCCTTCATCATCCTCGACCTCATCTTTTGGCACTATTACGCACATCCGCATTCTGCATAA
- a CDS encoding ABC transporter substrate-binding protein yields MESPNGSTIVGKSNHHRLSRQPAMAAIVNGPTRVTPTEYSPTESVKHSIIDVLAILGDETLKQPGRSEERRQQIEQVIRHRVNYTLMAQRSLGAPWAKLSALEREEFVRLFVELIRDAVANKIDQYYDEQVFYLFERREGNFAEVRTNLIGPKVNTSLDFRLDNHTGEWIVYDVAIDNASIVRNYRTQFSRIIRDHSYTGLVERMKERVHTVKLFEKIASDVALLPAPALDAP; encoded by the coding sequence ATGGAATCTCCCAATGGGTCAACGATCGTCGGGAAATCGAACCATCATCGGCTGAGCCGACAACCGGCGATGGCCGCCATCGTGAATGGGCCCACACGGGTGACGCCGACCGAATACTCCCCTACCGAGTCGGTGAAACACTCCATCATCGATGTGCTCGCGATCCTTGGGGATGAAACATTGAAGCAGCCCGGCCGCTCCGAGGAACGCCGCCAACAAATCGAGCAGGTCATCAGACACCGCGTAAACTATACCCTCATGGCCCAACGCTCTCTAGGGGCTCCTTGGGCGAAACTCAGCGCCCTGGAGCGAGAGGAGTTCGTCCGTCTGTTCGTTGAATTGATACGAGACGCGGTTGCCAACAAGATTGACCAATATTACGACGAACAAGTCTTCTATCTCTTCGAACGCCGCGAGGGAAACTTTGCCGAGGTCAGGACCAACTTGATTGGGCCAAAAGTAAACACCTCGTTAGATTTCCGGTTAGATAACCACACCGGGGAATGGATCGTGTACGATGTGGCTATTGACAACGCCAGCATCGTGAGGAACTACCGAACACAGTTCAGCCGTATTATCCGAGATCACTCGTACACCGGTCTGGTGGAGAGGATGAAGGAGAGGGTGCACACCGTGAAACTATTTGAAAAAATCGCCTCTGATGTCGCGCTATTGCCTGCGCCTGCACTCGACGCGCCCTAA
- a CDS encoding AI-2E family transporter encodes MNALDVNAATDVTPEPQPLPDPAHLTTRVSLNVRGLALTIVTAVVVVFALQWAEKFFVPLLLGIFIAYTLNPLVVWLERIKIPRMLGTSLVMLTILCGSAFVAFSLRDQAQTILDQLPVAASKLSAALLPKRGGQPNTMQNVQAAAREFDNATSQAGDIHSSPKQAATHLVIDQPVFKLGDFLKAGSMKLVTFIGQSTMVLILVFFLLLADDTFKHKLVHLVGPSLSDKKITVHLLDDINSSIQRYMFTLLVSNVLLALLTWTAFRWIGLENAGGWAIAAGGLHVIPYLGPALIAVMTGMAAFLQFDSFWMVLLVSASSLAIATFVGIFVVTWMTGKFASMNAVSVFIALLFWGWLWGAWGLLLAIPIMCIVKVVSEHIEELQPLAELLRK; translated from the coding sequence ATGAACGCTCTCGACGTGAATGCTGCAACAGACGTGACGCCTGAACCGCAACCCCTGCCGGACCCTGCTCACCTCACCACCCGCGTGTCGCTGAACGTGCGAGGCCTGGCATTGACCATTGTGACGGCCGTCGTCGTGGTATTTGCGTTGCAGTGGGCAGAAAAGTTTTTCGTACCGCTCCTGCTCGGCATCTTCATTGCGTACACCCTCAATCCCCTCGTGGTGTGGCTGGAGCGGATCAAGATCCCTCGGATGCTGGGGACGAGCCTCGTGATGCTGACAATCCTCTGTGGGAGCGCGTTCGTGGCATTCTCACTACGGGACCAGGCACAGACTATCCTTGATCAGTTACCTGTGGCGGCGAGCAAATTGTCTGCTGCGCTTCTCCCAAAACGGGGGGGCCAGCCCAACACCATGCAGAACGTGCAAGCTGCCGCGCGAGAATTCGATAACGCCACCAGCCAGGCGGGGGATATCCACTCGTCACCCAAGCAGGCCGCGACACATCTCGTTATTGACCAGCCCGTATTCAAGCTTGGCGACTTTCTAAAAGCAGGCTCCATGAAACTGGTCACCTTCATCGGCCAATCAACCATGGTGCTTATTTTAGTCTTCTTTCTGTTACTGGCCGACGACACCTTCAAACACAAGCTGGTGCATCTGGTTGGGCCATCGTTATCGGACAAGAAAATCACGGTGCACCTCCTCGACGATATCAACTCGTCCATTCAGCGGTACATGTTCACGCTGCTGGTCTCCAACGTGCTCCTGGCACTCCTGACCTGGACCGCATTCCGGTGGATCGGCTTGGAGAATGCCGGCGGATGGGCGATTGCTGCTGGCGGACTGCACGTCATTCCCTACCTGGGACCGGCCTTGATCGCAGTCATGACGGGAATGGCGGCCTTCCTGCAATTTGATTCGTTCTGGATGGTGCTATTGGTGTCGGCTAGTTCGCTGGCGATCGCCACCTTCGTCGGCATATTTGTCGTCACCTGGATGACGGGAAAATTCGCGAGCATGAATGCCGTGTCGGTCTTTATCGCGCTGCTCTTCTGGGGATGGCTCTGGGGGGCATGGGGCCTGCTGCTCGCTATTCCCATCATGTGCATCGTGAAAGTCGTCTCCGAACACATAGAAGAGCTCCAGCCCTTGGCTGAGTTGCTGAGAAAATGA
- a CDS encoding beta/gamma crystallin domain-containing protein gives MLLFKMFIVGGLIVIGALSAEAADMELQLVDKNCWIEVFDDTKYDADDPHVKLQGPKEYASLKNLSGRDWANDIQSVIVGSSASVLAYKDKDFRGAEIAFAPGQRIPDLSNLDMSNDIESMKITCAK, from the coding sequence ATGTTGTTATTCAAAATGTTCATCGTGGGTGGATTGATCGTCATAGGCGCATTGTCTGCGGAGGCTGCGGACATGGAGCTGCAGCTCGTCGATAAGAACTGTTGGATCGAGGTGTTCGATGACACGAAGTACGATGCCGATGACCCGCATGTCAAATTGCAGGGTCCCAAAGAGTACGCCTCTTTGAAAAATCTGAGCGGCAGGGATTGGGCAAACGATATTCAGAGTGTCATTGTGGGATCGAGCGCCTCGGTGCTTGCCTATAAAGATAAGGATTTCAGGGGTGCAGAGATCGCCTTCGCGCCGGGGCAGCGCATTCCGGACCTGTCCAATCTGGATATGTCGAACGACATTGAATCGATGAAGATTACCTGCGCGAAGTAG
- a CDS encoding DUF3015 family protein, whose protein sequence is MRTMTLKGLVGALVLAGVGLVTTACNTSKATVDTFAKFTSSTSPGEMFDADGYVKQSQKARLFTAVAFENLEQDIARGNGEYLASLGVLLNISAADQEEFRTRAQSAYPRLFASDGRTAESLLAMLTRQREDGRTDRP, encoded by the coding sequence ATGCGCACCATGACGTTGAAGGGGCTTGTGGGGGCATTGGTTCTGGCAGGCGTCGGGCTCGTGACGACTGCCTGTAACACGTCCAAAGCCACGGTGGATACGTTCGCCAAGTTTACCTCGAGCACGAGTCCTGGGGAGATGTTCGATGCCGATGGTTACGTCAAGCAAAGCCAAAAGGCGCGTCTGTTTACCGCGGTCGCGTTCGAGAACCTCGAACAGGACATTGCACGCGGGAATGGAGAATATCTCGCATCGTTGGGCGTGTTGCTGAATATTTCAGCCGCAGATCAGGAGGAGTTTCGAACGCGCGCTCAGAGCGCATATCCCCGCCTCTTCGCGTCCGATGGGCGGACAGCGGAAAGCCTATTGGCTATGCTGACTCGCCAAAGAGAGGACGGTCGAACAGACCGACCATAA
- a CDS encoding PEP/pyruvate-binding domain-containing protein — translation MESCTDPALVGGKAAGLARLIAQGFRVPPGLCVTTQAYRDTLQAGGLNSLERWNRIGLVPGVQREPLLKHCRRTISALVLPRSMLDTIEAQLSRLEHEFAREDRSTGGILWAVRSSASDEDATDATCAGIYRTVLGVPRHSIAAAILSCWASQWTAFAFTYRERLPKPRPAPAMAVILQPLLSPRTAGVAYSRHPLSGRTDQIMINAVFGLAEPLVSGLTRPDQYVVEIGKDPASLILTQQDIAEKTKVRLAMPWGLTDQPVPERDQRRSVLEEREVLALARLVKKVEGAVGTPVDIEWADDTQGLWLLQARPIPARSEWQDSTPIVWSRANFKETLPELPSPLGLSLLHGFMETHIVRCYRELGCCIPQGCSSVRVIRGRPFINVTLFQSVMAQLGGDPALLAEQMGGGTSPAPRAVTRLPWWRVAILMEWKIRRAARRAPKWFQEMRQLGARCKDEPLRELTEVELSAWEEELGRHLRTNGDLTFAIFSGVSQGFYVMKLLLERRLGATWRSLLNQTLQGVGTIISAKQILLLTELAEAAGREPVVRDFLLAEPWTPEPFRAALAGTQFLRSFEAYLSEYGHRAVGESDIMSPRFAEIPEYVLGVIRGHLLTPPARPACEIRREQESARQEALRRLRSGFGWRWHEWAVWRWWHRRLCRYLELREANRHALMQFIATARLVATSVGGTLAARDRLHSRNDIFFLRLDEITEATSGSMNDWKGLVDRRRKEREGHAAQQVLDTVIGDDERVLDDIVSAVGSLRGLPISAGYVEGPVCLVRTPDDLKNVKRGDILVASVIDPGIAPLMGLAAGLIVEMGGTLSHGAIIAREYGLPAIANVLGVTHLLKDGERIAVNATTGMITRLTQ, via the coding sequence TTGGAGTCATGCACCGATCCGGCGCTCGTCGGCGGAAAAGCCGCGGGGCTCGCCCGGCTGATCGCACAGGGATTCCGGGTTCCTCCCGGCCTCTGCGTGACGACGCAGGCCTATCGTGACACGTTGCAAGCGGGGGGGCTGAACTCATTGGAGCGCTGGAATCGCATCGGACTCGTGCCGGGGGTGCAACGCGAGCCATTGCTGAAGCATTGCCGAAGAACGATCTCGGCACTGGTCCTGCCTCGGTCCATGCTCGACACGATTGAGGCACAACTTTCCAGGCTGGAGCACGAGTTCGCGAGAGAAGACAGATCGACAGGCGGCATACTCTGGGCGGTGCGATCCTCCGCCTCCGATGAAGACGCGACGGACGCAACTTGTGCGGGTATCTATCGTACGGTCTTGGGAGTGCCACGCCACTCGATCGCCGCGGCGATCCTCAGCTGTTGGGCTTCGCAATGGACAGCCTTTGCTTTTACCTATCGGGAACGTCTGCCGAAACCGCGTCCCGCTCCCGCCATGGCAGTCATCCTGCAGCCGCTCCTCTCTCCTCGCACGGCCGGAGTCGCCTACTCCAGACATCCCCTCTCCGGCCGGACCGACCAGATCATGATCAATGCCGTGTTCGGGCTGGCCGAACCACTGGTGAGCGGCCTGACTAGGCCGGATCAGTACGTCGTGGAGATCGGGAAAGATCCGGCTTCCCTGATACTAACCCAGCAAGACATTGCCGAAAAGACGAAGGTCAGGCTCGCCATGCCGTGGGGTCTGACGGATCAGCCTGTACCCGAACGGGATCAGAGAAGATCCGTACTAGAGGAGCGTGAAGTTCTCGCATTGGCGAGGCTGGTGAAAAAAGTGGAGGGAGCGGTCGGGACACCCGTGGATATCGAATGGGCGGACGATACGCAAGGGCTCTGGCTCTTGCAGGCCAGGCCGATCCCGGCACGAAGCGAGTGGCAGGACTCCACGCCGATCGTCTGGTCCCGAGCAAACTTCAAGGAAACCCTGCCGGAATTACCGAGTCCCCTCGGCCTCTCGCTCCTGCATGGGTTTATGGAGACCCACATCGTGCGCTGCTACCGCGAGTTGGGATGCTGCATCCCGCAGGGATGTTCGTCAGTCCGGGTGATCAGGGGCCGTCCGTTCATCAACGTAACCCTGTTCCAGTCTGTCATGGCGCAACTGGGGGGCGACCCCGCCCTGCTTGCCGAACAGATGGGTGGTGGAACATCTCCAGCCCCGCGCGCGGTGACACGGCTTCCTTGGTGGAGAGTCGCCATCCTCATGGAATGGAAGATCCGGCGTGCAGCCAGGCGAGCGCCCAAGTGGTTCCAGGAAATGCGACAGCTAGGAGCACGGTGCAAGGACGAACCACTACGAGAGCTCACGGAGGTCGAGCTATCGGCATGGGAAGAAGAGTTGGGTCGGCACCTTCGCACGAATGGAGATCTGACCTTCGCGATCTTCAGCGGAGTGTCTCAGGGGTTCTATGTGATGAAACTGCTCCTCGAACGGCGGCTGGGGGCGACATGGCGGTCGCTCCTGAACCAGACGTTGCAAGGAGTTGGGACCATCATCAGCGCCAAACAAATTCTCCTCTTAACGGAGCTGGCCGAGGCAGCCGGACGCGAGCCGGTGGTTCGGGACTTTCTACTTGCAGAACCGTGGACACCCGAGCCGTTCCGCGCCGCACTGGCCGGCACGCAATTTCTTCGATCCTTCGAGGCCTACCTATCGGAATACGGACATCGGGCAGTCGGCGAATCCGACATCATGTCGCCGCGCTTTGCGGAGATCCCTGAATACGTCCTTGGAGTCATCAGGGGACATCTGCTGACCCCGCCGGCCAGACCTGCCTGCGAGATTCGCCGTGAGCAAGAGTCCGCCAGACAGGAGGCGCTGCGTCGACTCCGTAGCGGATTCGGCTGGCGCTGGCATGAATGGGCGGTGTGGCGCTGGTGGCACCGACGGCTCTGTCGTTATCTGGAATTACGAGAAGCCAATCGGCATGCCCTCATGCAGTTCATTGCCACCGCTCGACTGGTTGCAACGAGCGTCGGCGGGACATTGGCGGCACGCGACCGCTTACACTCACGCAACGATATTTTCTTCCTGAGGCTCGATGAAATCACGGAGGCCACATCCGGCTCAATGAACGACTGGAAGGGCCTGGTGGACAGGCGCCGCAAGGAGCGGGAGGGTCATGCCGCGCAACAGGTGTTGGACACAGTCATCGGAGACGATGAACGAGTGCTCGACGACATCGTCAGCGCGGTAGGTTCGCTCCGAGGTCTCCCTATCAGCGCCGGCTACGTCGAAGGACCCGTCTGTCTGGTGCGGACGCCCGACGATCTCAAGAACGTGAAACGGGGAGATATCCTGGTGGCATCGGTGATTGATCCCGGCATCGCGCCGCTCATGGGGCTTGCAGCCGGGCTCATCGTGGAGATGGGCGGTACATTGTCCCATGGAGCGATCATCGCCCGCGAATACGGCCTCCCCGCCATCGCCAATGTCCTCGGCGTTACGCACCTCCTGAAAGACGGCGAACGCATCGCCGTGAATGCAACGACGGGAATGATCACGCGTCTCACGCAGTAA
- the smbP gene encoding small metal-binding protein SmbP, whose translation MRQIKKIGAFAGGCMVVLALVACSSATSAPKIDASVKHLQKENAFYDRNVNAAYNHARAAEVAGGQGNNGLLVHHAQIALGQAHEAQRTGSNTPLDEAVMSLRKSVEEGQKNNTQDAMESAKDAREKLSHAADVRIVESANKVS comes from the coding sequence ATGAGACAGATCAAGAAGATTGGCGCATTCGCGGGTGGGTGCATGGTGGTGCTGGCATTGGTGGCCTGCTCGTCGGCGACGAGCGCACCGAAGATCGACGCGAGCGTGAAGCATTTACAAAAAGAGAATGCGTTTTATGACCGGAACGTCAACGCAGCCTATAACCATGCGCGCGCCGCCGAGGTCGCAGGGGGGCAGGGCAATAACGGCCTGCTCGTGCACCATGCACAAATCGCCTTGGGACAGGCGCACGAGGCCCAGCGGACGGGCAGCAATACGCCTCTGGATGAGGCCGTCATGTCGCTCAGGAAATCGGTGGAAGAAGGCCAGAAAAATAACACGCAGGATGCGATGGAGTCTGCGAAAGATGCTCGCGAGAAGCTCTCGCATGCGGCCGACGTGCGCATCGTCGAAAGCGCCAATAAGGTCTCCTAG
- a CDS encoding RNA-binding protein codes for MGTHIHVSGLSYFCTNAKLRQAFIPFGTVLLAQVLRDECGHALGLGIVHMARCEDVERVFNALQHFEISGSRVDLWEPAEPKTHQDERKAAHDLQMVRGAHAGHATGQKPNRSEFQRLAVLRQRLFQTLTPSSRIVEH; via the coding sequence ATGGGTACTCACATCCATGTCAGCGGGCTGTCCTACTTTTGTACCAATGCTAAGCTTCGCCAGGCCTTCATCCCGTTTGGAACAGTCCTGTTAGCCCAAGTCCTGAGGGATGAATGCGGACATGCTCTCGGCCTCGGGATCGTGCACATGGCCCGCTGCGAAGACGTCGAGCGGGTCTTCAATGCGCTCCAGCACTTTGAAATATCCGGCTCGCGGGTGGACCTCTGGGAGCCTGCAGAGCCGAAAACCCATCAAGACGAACGGAAAGCGGCCCATGACCTACAGATGGTACGAGGCGCTCACGCAGGTCACGCCACAGGACAGAAGCCGAACCGGAGCGAATTTCAGCGCTTAGCGGTTCTGAGGCAGCGGCTCTTCCAGACCCTGACACCCTCTTCCAGGATCGTCGAACACTAA
- a CDS encoding BON domain-containing protein — MIRIPHMLMVLAVFSLVTIGCQSNPQTTGHYIDDAGITTAVKAHLATDGPLKTMTQISVKTVENIVYLTGVAATPHDKNRAEEIARQVEGVQSVVNNITVQP, encoded by the coding sequence ATGATCCGAATTCCACACATGCTGATGGTGTTGGCTGTCTTCAGTTTGGTCACCATCGGTTGTCAATCGAATCCCCAGACCACAGGGCACTACATCGATGATGCGGGCATCACGACGGCGGTGAAGGCGCATCTGGCCACAGACGGCCCGCTCAAGACGATGACACAGATCAGCGTCAAGACCGTCGAGAACATCGTCTATCTCACCGGCGTAGCGGCAACTCCGCACGATAAGAATCGAGCGGAGGAGATCGCGCGTCAAGTGGAGGGGGTGCAATCGGTGGTGAATAACATCACCGTTCAGCCGTAG
- a CDS encoding CsbD family protein encodes MNADQLKGKWMQFKGELKQQYGKFTDDDLTQIEGNYDTFVGKVQERYGDKKDELMKWADQWHQKPTPDATKIKTH; translated from the coding sequence ATGAACGCCGATCAACTCAAAGGAAAATGGATGCAGTTCAAAGGCGAACTGAAACAGCAGTACGGCAAGTTCACCGATGACGACCTGACGCAGATCGAAGGCAACTACGATACGTTCGTCGGTAAAGTGCAGGAGCGGTATGGCGACAAGAAGGACGAACTCATGAAGTGGGCGGACCAATGGCACCAGAAGCCGACGCCGGACGCCACGAAGATCAAGACGCATTAA
- a CDS encoding BON domain-containing protein — translation MMNTRYVLTLCTVLVVGGVFITGAVTAADKSTEKTPINDTWITAKTKIALAADGRVKGRQIDVETTQGVVMLRGKVDSESAKQAAGDVTKMLDGVKTVKNDLEVVAPSKQAAVEEKDEAVTARVKEHFAKDAHLKKAEIAVQTNAGVVSLTGEVKDLMTSANASWTAWFVSGVKSVKNDLTVKEKA, via the coding sequence ATGATGAACACACGCTATGTATTGACACTTTGCACGGTCCTGGTTGTCGGTGGGGTATTCATCACCGGAGCGGTCACCGCTGCGGACAAGTCCACGGAGAAGACTCCGATCAATGATACGTGGATTACGGCGAAGACGAAGATCGCACTGGCGGCCGATGGCCGGGTCAAGGGGCGGCAGATCGATGTCGAGACCACGCAAGGCGTCGTGATGCTCCGCGGTAAAGTCGATTCGGAATCGGCCAAGCAGGCGGCGGGGGACGTCACCAAAATGCTCGATGGCGTCAAGACGGTGAAGAACGACCTCGAGGTGGTGGCCCCGTCCAAGCAGGCAGCAGTCGAGGAGAAGGACGAGGCTGTCACCGCACGGGTGAAGGAACACTTCGCGAAGGACGCCCATCTGAAGAAAGCCGAGATTGCGGTGCAGACGAATGCAGGCGTGGTCTCGTTGACCGGCGAAGTCAAGGACCTCATGACCAGTGCCAATGCATCCTGGACTGCGTGGTTCGTGTCGGGCGTGAAGTCCGTGAAGAATGATCTCACAGTGAAAGAGAAGGCCTAA
- a CDS encoding DUF3309 family protein produces MSTILLVILILLLIGVLPTWPHSANWGYGPSGGLSLVLVVLLILLLTGRL; encoded by the coding sequence GTGAGCACCATACTACTCGTCATTCTGATCCTGCTCCTTATCGGCGTCTTGCCGACCTGGCCTCACAGCGCGAATTGGGGATACGGACCCAGCGGTGGACTCAGCTTGGTCCTCGTGGTGCTGCTCATCCTGTTGCTGACGGGTCGGCTGTAA